A genomic region of Paenibacillus sp. PL2-23 contains the following coding sequences:
- a CDS encoding DUF6431 domain-containing protein: MWYRSSGERAKLIIRRLYCRPCARIHHELPDLLVPYKRYDAESIEGVWAEPDASVVAADESTISRWLAWFQVWAVYAAAALHAISTRFQLPVEQASVAPQSALHALGRYVGDAAGWLGRTVRPIANLNLWVTDPFCLSVR, from the coding sequence GTGTGGTACAGAAGCAGCGGAGAACGGGCGAAGCTCATCATTCGGAGGTTGTATTGTAGGCCATGCGCGAGAATTCATCATGAACTGCCGGATCTGCTTGTCCCCTACAAGCGTTATGACGCTGAAAGCATCGAAGGTGTATGGGCAGAACCAGATGCTTCGGTAGTAGCCGCAGACGAATCCACCATTTCTAGATGGCTGGCCTGGTTTCAGGTTTGGGCGGTGTATGCAGCAGCAGCTCTACACGCCATTAGTACCCGGTTTCAGCTTCCTGTGGAACAAGCGTCCGTTGCTCCACAGTCCGCACTCCACGCTTTAGGACGGTATGTCGGTGACGCAGCCGGATGGCTAGGAAGAACTGTCCGCCCCATCGCCAATTTAAATCTTTGGGTTACAGACCCGTTCTGCCTGTCTGTCCGCTGA
- a CDS encoding DDE-type integrase/transposase/recombinase gives MNRQKKSDEVAAERFQLLSPLLASGLDAAKAAQLKSAICAQSGLSERTLRRYLAEYRKDGFDGLKPKLKGRKPLPDTIPTEVLEEAILLRREVPKRSVRQIIQILEWEEKIAPGIIKRSTLQARLTRRGYSSRQMRMYAGGGTAARRFQKQSRNRLWQSDIKYGPYLPIGPGGSKKQVYLVLFVDDATRYVLHGAFYASMEQAIVEDSFRRAIEKYGVPEAVYFDNGKQYRTTWMNRTCAKLGIRLLFAKPYSPESKGKVERLNGAVQSFLDEVALENVKTLTELNDWFQVWLSECYQNKPHAALANKQTPEAAFRSDPAALQFVNSEHLAASFLHAEQRKVDKAGCISFQGKKYEVGLLFIGQTVQVVYDPADITEVTIEYEGCTPWKARELIIGERAGKRPALPEHLQKQSATESRLLRGAERKHDERAQTQTPAVSYRMLRKEAGKDV, from the coding sequence ATGAACAGACAAAAGAAATCGGACGAGGTTGCGGCGGAACGCTTTCAACTGCTGTCGCCGCTCCTAGCATCCGGTCTGGATGCGGCGAAGGCGGCTCAGTTAAAGTCGGCCATTTGTGCGCAGTCCGGCTTATCAGAGAGGACGCTGCGCCGGTACTTGGCCGAATATCGCAAGGATGGGTTCGACGGACTCAAGCCGAAACTCAAAGGCCGGAAGCCGCTGCCAGACACCATACCAACTGAGGTGCTGGAAGAAGCGATCCTGCTTCGGCGGGAGGTGCCGAAGCGGAGTGTGCGCCAAATTATCCAGATCCTCGAATGGGAGGAGAAGATCGCACCTGGAATAATTAAACGCAGCACCCTGCAGGCGAGATTAACCAGGCGCGGTTACAGTTCAAGGCAGATGCGGATGTATGCCGGTGGCGGTACGGCCGCGCGGCGCTTTCAGAAGCAGTCCCGCAATCGCTTATGGCAGAGTGACATCAAGTATGGGCCGTACCTTCCCATTGGTCCTGGCGGTTCGAAGAAACAAGTCTATCTGGTGTTATTCGTGGATGACGCGACGCGGTATGTGCTGCATGGAGCCTTCTACGCGTCGATGGAGCAAGCCATCGTCGAGGACAGTTTCCGAAGAGCGATCGAGAAATACGGTGTCCCAGAGGCCGTGTACTTCGACAACGGCAAGCAATACCGCACGACTTGGATGAACCGGACGTGCGCGAAACTCGGTATTCGCTTGCTCTTTGCCAAGCCCTACTCTCCGGAAAGTAAAGGCAAGGTTGAGCGTCTAAACGGCGCTGTGCAGAGCTTTCTGGACGAGGTCGCGCTTGAGAACGTTAAGACACTCACCGAGCTTAACGACTGGTTCCAAGTATGGCTTTCGGAGTGCTACCAGAATAAACCCCATGCCGCGCTGGCGAACAAACAAACACCCGAAGCTGCGTTTCGGAGCGATCCGGCAGCGCTTCAGTTCGTAAATTCCGAGCACCTCGCGGCCAGCTTCCTCCACGCGGAACAGCGGAAAGTGGATAAGGCCGGCTGTATCAGCTTTCAAGGCAAGAAGTATGAAGTTGGGCTGTTGTTCATTGGGCAAACGGTTCAAGTCGTCTATGACCCGGCAGATATCACAGAAGTGACGATCGAATACGAGGGATGTACGCCTTGGAAAGCACGGGAGCTCATCATTGGAGAAAGGGCTGGCAAGCGGCCGGCCCTTCCAGAGCATTTGCAGAAGCAGTCAGCAACGGAATCCCGCTTGCTCCGAGGTGCCGAGCGGAAGCATGACGAGCGCGCACAAACCCAAACGCCGGCCGTCTCCTACCGCATGCTGAGGAAGGAGGCTGGCAAGGATGTTTGA
- a CDS encoding ExeA family protein: protein MFESFYDMTRTPFARDIPVTELYPASAMEEMLDRLQYAAERQLFAVISGDCGTGKTTTVRRFAAMLDAAKYRLLYLSDSKLTPRHFYKGLLEQLGCESKFYRGDAKRQLHREVELMRGIHRLEPVVVVDEAHLLDREMLEEVRFLLNCKMDAQSPMALILVGQSELWDKLRLQSYAAIRQRIDLQCKLPYFDRSQVGEYLKRQLAYAGTDHEIFSDEAVNEVYRFSGGSARLINKLSTHCLIYGAQIKRRIIDDHMVKHVIQGELS from the coding sequence ATGTTTGAATCCTTCTACGACATGACCCGTACACCATTTGCTCGGGATATTCCCGTGACAGAGCTTTATCCGGCGAGTGCTATGGAAGAGATGCTGGACCGGTTGCAATACGCTGCTGAGCGCCAATTATTCGCCGTCATCAGCGGCGACTGCGGGACGGGCAAGACGACGACCGTCCGCCGTTTTGCCGCCATGCTGGATGCCGCAAAGTATAGGCTGCTGTACCTGTCGGACTCCAAGCTAACGCCGCGCCACTTCTACAAAGGGCTGCTCGAACAACTCGGATGCGAGTCGAAGTTCTACCGGGGCGATGCGAAGCGTCAGCTACATCGCGAAGTGGAGCTCATGCGCGGCATCCATCGACTGGAACCGGTTGTCGTCGTAGATGAAGCCCATCTGCTTGATCGGGAGATGCTAGAGGAAGTGCGCTTCCTGCTCAACTGCAAGATGGATGCGCAAAGCCCTATGGCACTGATTCTAGTCGGGCAGAGCGAGCTATGGGACAAGCTTCGTCTCCAATCCTATGCAGCGATTCGTCAGCGGATTGACCTTCAGTGCAAGCTGCCCTATTTCGACCGTTCCCAAGTCGGCGAATATTTGAAGCGTCAGTTAGCATATGCCGGCACCGATCATGAGATATTCTCGGATGAGGCGGTAAATGAAGTTTACCGATTCTCGGGCGGATCGGCCAGACTCATCAACAAGTTGAGCACTCATTGCCTCATCTACGGAGCCCAGATCAAGCGCCGCATCATTGACGATCATATGGTGAAGCACGTGATTCAGGGTGAATTGTCATGA
- a CDS encoding DUF5348 domain-containing protein, protein MTYDRDANSWFVQLGENAYPVYCGECFEIRIGDRGIPCRLELDRYWYVIMRETRFNLRNKDIYHIRFV, encoded by the coding sequence ATGACGTACGATCGGGACGCAAATAGTTGGTTTGTCCAGCTAGGAGAGAACGCTTATCCTGTTTACTGCGGTGAATGTTTTGAAATTCGCATTGGGGATCGCGGCATCCCATGTCGACTCGAGCTTGACCGTTATTGGTACGTGATCATGAGAGAAACCCGATTTAACTTAAGAAACAAAGACATTTACCACATTCGATTCGTTTAG
- a CDS encoding immunity 26/phosphotriesterase HocA family protein: MSNEFTELIAMKKSRKQPVEGDVFVIQPKKNHYYFGKVIRTNIQGKNLNFQGMNLIYVYNCFSQEKKIPANLEACEMLFPPTVVNFQGWLKGYFETVGNQPVTIKELNVDYGFFDDFETQDKFYNLEGERIHHCYC, encoded by the coding sequence ATGTCAAATGAGTTTACGGAACTGATTGCCATGAAGAAGTCACGAAAGCAGCCTGTAGAAGGTGATGTATTCGTTATTCAACCAAAGAAGAACCACTATTATTTTGGTAAAGTTATTAGAACGAATATCCAAGGGAAGAATTTAAACTTTCAAGGTATGAATCTGATTTACGTGTATAACTGCTTTTCTCAAGAAAAGAAAATACCTGCCAACCTTGAGGCTTGCGAAATGTTATTTCCACCAACAGTAGTGAATTTTCAAGGTTGGTTAAAAGGTTATTTCGAAACGGTGGGGAATCAGCCTGTTACTATTAAAGAATTAAACGTCGATTATGGCTTTTTCGACGATTTTGAGACACAAGATAAGTTTTATAATTTAGAGGGTGAGCGAATACATCATTGTTACTGCTGA
- a CDS encoding polymorphic toxin-type HINT domain-containing protein: MIQHRGCRGNGNGSANCHVVPPGFIPPGLAKKCGYTDEEYPDMHPGGPRDGWEKQHKKQHWELNFTNDVSLALPEPLQVTEADPTKWKETYVYGAGGERLSMTYLPAYDANNGWEPAPGAGGAEPGVQPKTLWYMHDALGSVIGLAEKDGRVSARYHYDEFGVMLDSKKTDLNWSGPDNLFGYTGLGYDYSSGLTYARARYYQPEIGRFISEDTYKGDLWNPQSQNLYGYVHNNPLKYTDPSGMCVAGKDAGCYVDSFSGVDGLINNPQLANNSNMWWEIQRYIQKYCDDSACVAKQKAMQKKLEQGNDEIRNSVCSYVDCFDGEAKFTGTGKIQYTVDGTSSNYAVTPVGLIQCNCFTAGTTVLTDEGEKPIEEIQIGDKVLAKNDKSGNVSYQEVELLFRKTVEEIYNITVNGEVITTTAEHPFWIVGKGWVKVKDLQIGERLVTNEDVELNIQDIEVKKEHRSVYNFRVKNDHTYFVSNLKIWTHNMDSVAHC, from the coding sequence TTGATTCAGCATAGGGGTTGTCGAGGTAATGGCAATGGCTCGGCCAATTGCCATGTAGTGCCGCCGGGCTTCATTCCACCGGGGCTAGCGAAGAAATGCGGTTATACCGACGAGGAATATCCGGACATGCACCCAGGGGGACCACGCGACGGCTGGGAGAAGCAGCACAAGAAGCAGCATTGGGAGCTGAACTTCACCAATGACGTGAGCCTGGCGCTGCCGGAGCCGCTTCAAGTAACCGAAGCAGATCCAACGAAGTGGAAGGAAACCTATGTTTATGGGGCAGGCGGCGAACGCCTAAGCATGACGTACCTGCCGGCGTATGACGCCAACAATGGCTGGGAGCCAGCCCCTGGCGCAGGCGGAGCGGAGCCGGGCGTACAGCCCAAGACGCTTTGGTACATGCACGATGCCCTGGGCAGCGTCATCGGCCTTGCAGAGAAGGACGGACGCGTCTCTGCGCGGTATCACTATGACGAATTCGGTGTGATGCTGGACAGCAAGAAGACCGATCTGAACTGGTCGGGCCCAGACAACCTGTTCGGCTACACGGGGCTGGGGTATGATTATTCCAGCGGGCTGACGTATGCAAGAGCACGGTACTACCAGCCGGAGATCGGACGGTTTATTAGTGAGGATACGTATAAGGGGGATCTGTGGAATCCTCAGAGTCAGAATCTTTATGGGTATGTACATAATAATCCGTTGAAGTATACTGATCCAAGTGGAATGTGTGTTGCTGGAAAAGATGCTGGTTGTTATGTCGATTCATTTAGCGGAGTTGACGGGTTAATTAACAACCCGCAACTCGCAAATAATTCCAATATGTGGTGGGAGATTCAACGATATATTCAGAAATACTGTGATGATAGTGCCTGTGTAGCCAAGCAAAAAGCAATGCAAAAGAAATTAGAGCAAGGCAACGATGAAATTCGAAATAGCGTTTGTTCTTACGTGGATTGTTTTGACGGTGAGGCTAAGTTTACAGGGACGGGAAAAATTCAATATACTGTTGATGGTACTTCAAGTAATTATGCCGTCACACCAGTTGGATTAATTCAGTGTAATTGCTTTACTGCGGGTACAACTGTACTCACCGACGAGGGCGAGAAACCTATTGAAGAAATTCAAATAGGAGATAAGGTGCTCGCCAAAAACGATAAGTCAGGAAACGTATCTTATCAGGAAGTAGAGTTGCTATTCCGTAAAACAGTTGAAGAAATATACAACATCACAGTAAATGGTGAAGTCATAACCACTACTGCGGAACATCCTTTCTGGATTGTCGGGAAAGGATGGGTCAAAGTAAAAGACCTTCAAATAGGTGAACGACTAGTTACAAATGAAGATGTTGAACTGAATATTCAAGACATTGAAGTTAAAAAAGAACATCGTTCAGTTTATAATTTCAGGGTTAAAAACGACCACACTTATTTTGTTTCCAATCTAAAAATATGGACACATAATATGGATTCTGTGGCTCACTGCTGA
- a CDS encoding DUF2500 family protein, producing MVLVLLRIHKEGLHIKEYYVTFEIEGSDVELKVPKYSDYEKLHTGDSGVLTYQKKSFITFLSVLISDNSYTTCECNNSMWFSICIKYCQRR from the coding sequence GTGGTATTGGTGTTACTAAGAATCCATAAGGAGGGCCTGCATATCAAGGAGTATTATGTTACATTTGAAATTGAAGGTTCAGATGTTGAATTAAAGGTTCCGAAATATAGTGATTATGAGAAGTTGCATACTGGTGATAGTGGAGTTTTAACTTATCAAAAAAAATCATTCATAACATTTTTGTCGGTTTTAATTAGCGATAATTCATATACCACATGCGAGTGTAACAACTCCATGTGGTTTTCTATTTGCATAAAATATTGTCAGAGGCGTTGA
- a CDS encoding transposase produces MIFLKPNLEKPRFRHLPLSECGGAPILRTLWDKFDFSFLLSQSGISKRNGTPAWMLCFLYVIGLTSGCTAVSQMASLAEKDAVLREMFKPFKLAQYTLSRLFTSPFAWRTFGKKRVERLQRDEDMQLREGDIINLDDTHSNHPFAKCLPFLCWLKDSSTKAYSWCMNVVVLQAVLQNGLEYPLYYSMWRKVEEGEHGLSKLDLAKQMLLMLREHVSCRLWIAMDRWYLCKDFFVFLMENKFDWVTKAKRNTALFRIVKEPGRRDRFIPVSARQLIKETYKSLVAKGSSGLTAIALADIYMKLPYPATGRKGQPTVKHRFVPIAAVVATRLKEDEESAAAAEEGQDSLATYKGAYLIISNRHDVPKQALEVYGKRWRIEVFFRTAKQELGFESCHSTSEAHQHAHMELLFTTETLLAYALWQVNKEKTSDESCTHGEMVRGLFHTRCQVRRRNHKGSERIYIDFDIEARRFASLISAYWPPHLYMTWWPVYSSIDSHNYQLISRTA; encoded by the coding sequence GTGATTTTTTTGAAGCCAAACCTTGAAAAACCACGTTTTCGTCATCTTCCGCTCAGCGAATGCGGAGGAGCTCCCATTTTACGTACGCTGTGGGACAAATTCGATTTTTCATTTCTTCTCTCGCAATCGGGTATCTCCAAACGCAACGGCACACCCGCATGGATGCTGTGTTTTCTCTACGTGATCGGATTAACTTCCGGCTGCACCGCGGTATCGCAAATGGCGAGTTTAGCCGAAAAGGATGCCGTGCTTCGCGAAATGTTTAAACCTTTTAAATTGGCGCAGTATACGCTAAGCCGACTGTTTACCTCACCCTTTGCTTGGCGTACCTTCGGAAAGAAACGCGTCGAGCGTCTTCAGCGAGACGAGGATATGCAATTACGCGAGGGCGACATTATTAATTTAGATGATACCCATAGCAATCATCCGTTTGCTAAATGCCTGCCATTCCTTTGTTGGCTCAAGGACTCTTCTACAAAAGCTTATAGCTGGTGTATGAATGTGGTTGTATTGCAAGCCGTGCTGCAAAATGGCCTTGAATATCCGCTCTACTACAGCATGTGGCGTAAGGTGGAAGAAGGCGAGCACGGACTCTCCAAGCTTGATTTGGCCAAACAAATGCTACTGATGCTGAGAGAGCATGTCTCGTGTCGCTTATGGATTGCCATGGATCGTTGGTATTTATGCAAAGATTTTTTTGTATTCCTCATGGAGAATAAGTTTGATTGGGTAACCAAAGCGAAACGGAACACGGCTTTGTTCCGAATCGTGAAGGAGCCGGGCCGACGCGACAGGTTTATTCCCGTATCGGCACGCCAATTGATTAAAGAGACGTACAAATCCCTTGTGGCCAAAGGATCCTCCGGTCTGACGGCCATCGCACTAGCTGATATTTATATGAAACTGCCCTATCCCGCCACAGGGCGAAAAGGGCAACCGACTGTGAAACATCGTTTTGTTCCGATTGCCGCTGTTGTCGCCACTCGTTTGAAAGAAGATGAAGAATCGGCCGCAGCAGCCGAGGAGGGCCAAGATTCCCTTGCCACCTACAAGGGCGCCTATTTGATCATTAGCAACCGCCATGATGTTCCTAAACAAGCGCTTGAGGTCTATGGGAAACGCTGGCGTATTGAAGTATTTTTCCGGACGGCCAAGCAAGAACTTGGCTTTGAATCTTGCCATTCTACATCCGAAGCGCACCAGCATGCGCATATGGAGTTGTTGTTCACCACAGAGACACTTCTGGCTTATGCCTTATGGCAGGTAAACAAAGAAAAAACGAGTGACGAAAGCTGCACCCACGGCGAAATGGTACGCGGCCTCTTCCACACTCGTTGTCAGGTTCGTCGCAGAAACCACAAAGGGTCTGAACGAATCTATATCGATTTTGACATAGAAGCGCGGCGCTTTGCAAGTCTTATTTCGGCTTACTGGCCACCCCATCTCTATATGACCTGGTGGCCGGTTTATTCAAGCATAGATTCTCACAATTACCAGTTAATCTCGCGAACTGCATAA
- a CDS encoding IS3 family transposase encodes MFTLSQIDIKTSYSTVYRIMKEAWIVEESKRHPNGITREDAAAQKSENLIQRDFRASAPNQKWLSDTTEIPCSDSKLYLSAVLDCFNGEIVGLAMDDNMRKELCIQAFENASKVKNARGMIYHSDRGSQFTRYAFRECIAKRDAVQSMSGTGRCYDNARMESFFAALKKEKLY; translated from the coding sequence ATCTTTACGCTGTCACAAATAGATATCAAGACCAGCTACAGCACGGTCTATCGCATCATGAAGGAAGCATGGATTGTTGAAGAAAGCAAGCGTCATCCAAACGGCATTACACGCGAGGATGCCGCAGCTCAAAAGAGTGAGAACCTGATCCAGAGAGACTTCAGAGCCTCAGCCCCCAACCAAAAGTGGCTATCGGATACCACCGAAATCCCTTGTTCAGACAGCAAGCTATATCTGTCCGCGGTACTGGATTGTTTCAATGGCGAGATCGTGGGCCTCGCCATGGACGACAATATGCGCAAGGAGCTCTGCATCCAGGCCTTTGAGAACGCCTCTAAAGTAAAGAATGCTCGCGGAATGATTTATCACAGTGATCGAGGCAGTCAATTCACAAGATATGCATTCCGAGAGTGTATAGCTAAACGAGATGCCGTTCAGAGCATGAGCGGTACAGGGCGTTGCTATGACAACGCTAGGATGGAAAGCTTTTTTGCTGCGCTAAAGAAAGAGAAGCTGTACTAG
- a CDS encoding polymorphic toxin-type HINT domain-containing protein, producing the protein MHPGGPRDGWEKQHKKKHWELNFTNDVSLALPEPLQVTEADPTKWKETYVYGAGGERLSMTYLPAYDANNGWEPALGAGGAEPGVQPKTLWYMHDALGSVIGLAEKDGRVSARYHYDEFGVMLDSKKTDLNWSGPDNLFGYTGLGYDYSSGLTYARARYYQPEIGRFISEDTYKGDLWNPQSQNGYSYVHNNPMLYVDPSGHIAWNQWDDLALGVYDTLKGTVEEFLSWETYVGLYQFGQAIYNGKIGLQDLVSALGSSAKDKINYFSKNTIPIFTGNPTDKEVRRYGQEMGEILTMVGGSTAALKLIIKAAPKLAKKLDVKGLLDCNCFTAGTKVLTDEGEKPIEEIEVGDKVLAKSDETGEVAYKEVEWLYQRDVEETYNITVGGEVITTTDEHPFWIVGKGWVEAQHLKVDDVLTTSDGKELAIEKIEVKKEHKTVYNFKVKDFW; encoded by the coding sequence ATGCATCCAGGGGGACCACGCGACGGCTGGGAGAAACAGCACAAGAAGAAGCATTGGGAGCTGAATTTCACCAATGACGTGAGTCTGGCGCTGCCGGAGCCGCTTCAAGTAACCGAAGCAGATCCAACGAAGTGGAAGGAAACCTATGTTTATGGGGCAGGCGGCGAACGCTTAAGCATGACGTACCTGCCGGCGTATGACGCCAACAATGGCTGGGAGCCAGCCCTTGGCGCAGGCGGAGCGGAGCCGGGCGTACAGCCCAAGACGCTTTGGTACATGCACGATGCCCTGGGCAGCGTCATCGGCCTTGCAGAGAAGGACGGACGCGTCTCTGCGCGGTATCACTATGACGAATTCGGTGTGATGCTGGACAGCAAGAAGACCGATCTGAACTGGTCGGGCCCAGACAACCTGTTCGGCTACACGGGGCTGGGGTATGATTATTCCAGCGGGCTGACGTATGCAAGAGCGCGGTACTACCAGCCGGAGATCGGACGGTTTATTAGTGAGGATACGTATAAGGGGGATCTGTGGAATCCGCAGAGTCAGAATGGGTATTCGTATGTGCATAATAATCCAATGCTTTATGTTGATCCATCTGGACATATAGCTTGGAACCAGTGGGACGATTTGGCACTAGGAGTTTATGACACCCTTAAAGGGACTGTAGAGGAGTTCCTGTCTTGGGAAACCTATGTTGGCCTCTACCAGTTTGGTCAAGCCATATATAATGGGAAAATCGGTCTGCAGGACTTAGTCTCAGCTCTAGGGAGTTCGGCAAAGGATAAAATTAATTATTTCTCAAAAAATACAATACCTATATTTACAGGTAACCCCACAGATAAAGAGGTTCGTCGTTACGGGCAAGAAATGGGCGAAATCCTAACCATGGTGGGAGGAAGCACGGCAGCATTAAAACTTATTATTAAAGCGGCACCTAAATTGGCTAAGAAACTAGATGTCAAGGGGTTATTAGATTGCAATTGTTTTACAGCAGGTACGAAGGTTTTAACAGACGAAGGGGAGAAACCTATCGAGGAAATCGAGGTAGGGGATAAGGTTCTTGCTAAGTCTGATGAGACTGGAGAAGTGGCATACAAGGAAGTCGAATGGCTCTATCAACGTGATGTTGAGGAAACGTATAATATTACTGTTGGCGGCGAAGTCATAACGACTACCGATGAGCATCCGTTTTGGATCGTCGGCAAAGGTTGGGTGGAAGCACAGCATCTTAAGGTGGACGATGTTCTGACAACCTCTGATGGTAAGGAATTAGCCATTGAGAAGATTGAGGTTAAGAAGGAACACAAGACAGTCTACAACTTTAAGGTGAAAGACTTCTGGTGA
- a CDS encoding IS1380 family transposase, whose protein sequence is MKIQFTQSKEILLTTHAGLAAVGALLSHTQLSQRLNRSAVKGMENPIHGNGEVMKSYLGLLCQGKSDFDHIEPFRKDTVFQTCLGIRKVPSSPTLRQRLDAAAQTIDANWNDILLQESADLIRNLNAPVTGLDAGEHTVIPLDIDVSPFDNSGTKKEGVSLTYKGTFGYAPIFAYLGREGYGVNLQLREGSTHSQKDGADFLRETIHYARRITSDRLLVRMDSAHDSLENLQVCHAEKDVDYIIKVNLRGASKESWLRVAEDKGISCEQRPGKTTYIGAITFPQKDFDCNLRQVFQVIVRTIDRDGQVLMFPDVEVNVYWTSLTCSPWRVIELYRDHGTSEQFHSELKTDLDLERLPAGKFDTNELVLHAGVFAYNLLRIMGQESLRQDDAPIRGGVGRRRIRTVIQNIIYIAARVSRHARQTSFNFGRYSPWFQTVRRIYQAFA, encoded by the coding sequence ATGAAGATCCAATTCACCCAATCTAAGGAAATCCTCTTAACAACGCATGCAGGCTTGGCTGCGGTCGGTGCGCTGCTTTCCCATACACAGTTGTCTCAGCGTCTTAATCGCTCAGCCGTTAAAGGAATGGAGAATCCGATCCACGGGAACGGCGAAGTCATGAAAAGCTATCTTGGTCTGCTCTGCCAAGGTAAAAGCGATTTCGACCACATCGAGCCTTTTCGCAAAGATACGGTGTTTCAAACATGCCTGGGTATTCGCAAAGTGCCTTCAAGCCCTACGCTCCGTCAGCGACTGGATGCCGCTGCACAAACAATAGATGCCAATTGGAATGACATTCTGTTGCAGGAATCTGCCGACCTCATCCGAAACCTCAATGCCCCGGTAACTGGACTTGACGCAGGCGAGCATACGGTCATACCGCTGGACATTGACGTTTCGCCGTTCGATAACTCCGGCACGAAAAAAGAAGGTGTCTCCCTCACGTACAAAGGAACATTTGGATATGCCCCCATCTTTGCCTATTTGGGCCGAGAAGGGTATGGCGTAAATCTTCAATTGCGTGAAGGTAGTACACACAGCCAGAAAGATGGTGCTGATTTCCTTCGGGAAACGATTCATTACGCTCGTCGCATTACAAGTGATCGTCTACTCGTCCGTATGGATTCTGCTCACGATAGTCTTGAAAACTTGCAAGTTTGCCACGCGGAGAAAGATGTTGACTACATCATTAAAGTCAATCTTCGCGGCGCTTCCAAAGAAAGCTGGCTGCGAGTAGCCGAAGACAAAGGGATATCTTGTGAGCAACGCCCTGGGAAGACCACCTACATCGGCGCGATTACATTTCCACAGAAAGACTTCGATTGTAACCTGCGTCAAGTGTTCCAAGTCATCGTGCGTACGATCGATCGGGATGGGCAGGTGCTCATGTTTCCAGATGTGGAAGTGAACGTTTACTGGACATCTCTGACTTGCTCGCCATGGCGTGTCATTGAGCTTTATCGCGATCATGGCACAAGCGAGCAATTTCATAGTGAGCTTAAGACCGATCTAGATTTGGAGCGATTGCCGGCAGGCAAGTTCGATACGAATGAGCTAGTCCTGCACGCTGGCGTATTCGCCTATAACCTGCTTCGCATCATGGGACAAGAAAGCTTACGTCAAGATGATGCACCGATTCGTGGAGGCGTCGGGCGCCGTCGTATCCGAACTGTCATTCAGAACATCATCTACATCGCAGCTAGAGTCAGCCGCCATGCCCGACAAACGTCCTTCAATTTCGGCCGTTACAGTCCATGGTTCCAAACCGTTCGTCGAATCTACCAGGCATTTGCCTGA